A genomic stretch from Primulina huaijiensis isolate GDHJ02 chromosome 14, ASM1229523v2, whole genome shotgun sequence includes:
- the LOC140957619 gene encoding mitogen-activated protein kinase kinase kinase 20-like — protein sequence MCGKWRCSFQLQPIEWVKGKVIGSGSFGTVHLAMDNATGSLFVAKSATSESGILSLKNEANILDNLDSPYVIKCIGKDFSFGRNGEKKHSLFLEYMAGGSLSDVAEIFGGTMEERVIRLYTRGILRGLEYLHQNGIVHSDLKCKNVLLGLSGNIKLADFGAAKKIYDGKKKVKTSLKSWDACLGGTPLWMAPEVLRNEGLDFSSDIWSLGCTVIEMATGKPGWHIDRSNPMDGILKISRGDKVPQFPGDFSKEGLDFLEKCLQTDPRKRWTSQELLDHPFVDVRLGNLFSRKADAFSPSSVLDVGYVSDDDECSGGSTPFSERLKKMVARDVSERSFESSGDWITVRTR from the coding sequence ATGTGTGGAAAATGGCGGTGTTCGTTTCAACTTCAGCCCATTGAGTGGGTGAAAGGGAAGGTGATCGGATCCGGCTCATTTGGTACTGTCCATTTAGCAATGGATAATGCTACAGGATCCCTTTTTGTTGCAAAATCTGCAACATCAGAATCTGGAATTTTGTCGCTTAAGAATGAGGCTAATATTCTTGATAATTTGGATTCTCCGTATGTTATCAAATGCATAGGAAAAGATTTCTCTTTTGGGAGAAATGGTGAAAAGAAACATTCCCTTTTCCTCGAGTACATGGCTGGAGGAAGCTTATCAGATGTGGCAGAAATATTTGGAGGGACGATGGAAGAGAGAGTTATTCGATTGTACACGAGAGGTATTCTCCGAGGTTTGGAGTATTTGCATCAAAATGGGATTGTGCATTCGGATTTAAAATGCAAGAATGTGCTGTTAGGCTTATCAGGAAACATAAAATTGGCAGATTTTGGAGCTGCCAAGAAAATTTATGATGGTAAAAAAAAAGTGAAGACTTCATTGAAATCTTGGGATGCTTGTCTCGGAGGGACACCTCTTTGGATGGCTCCTGAAGTATTGAGAAATGAAGGGTTGGATTTTTCTTCAGATATATGGTCTTTAGGCTGTACGGTTATTGAAATGGCGACAGGAAAACCGGGTTGGCACATTGATCGATCAAATCCAATGGATGGTATTCTCAAGATTTCAAGAGGGGATAAAGTACCTCAGTTTCCAGGAGACTTTTCCAAAGAGGGTTTAGACTTTTTGGAAAAATGCTTGCAGACCGATCCAAGAAAACGGTGGACAAGTCAAGAATTGCTTGATCATCCATTCGTTGATGTGAGACTGGGGAATTTGTTTTCGAGAAAAGCAGATGCATTTTCACCTTCAAGTGTTTTGGATGTTGGCTATGTTTCAGATGATGATGAGTGCTCTGGGGGGTCGACTCCATTTTCGGAGAGGTTGAAGAAAATGGTGGCGAGAGATGTATCTGAAAGGAGCTTTGAGTCATCTGGTGATTGGATCACAGTGAGGACGAGGTAA